The following nucleotide sequence is from Drosophila simulans strain w501 chromosome 3L, Prin_Dsim_3.1, whole genome shotgun sequence.
TAAGGTTTTCACAAAACTGAATTAGCTGTTGTTATTTTGGTAGCTCCACGCCAATTTCAAATGTATACTTACTTAATTCGCAAGATTATTTTTCGCTTTGACTTGATTTGACAAATGTCATTCCAATAGTGTgacactaaaaaaaaaggtaaacaaagaGTTTTCAGCCCTGGTAAGCTAAAAAGGATTAGATttaaatttagtatttttaGCTTATAAGCTAGCTTTCGGCAGCCCTGGTAATATTTTGCAGCCCTGCTAATAAAGACGAAATATTCTTTAACATCTAAGCCAGTATCCCTGGTAagcaaattagcatattttatattttgtatattattttttgtgtatattttttttatcccCGGTAAGGAAATTAGCCCCTCAATTTTAAgacttaaaattatatatagtttttattaatttctgtttATGTGCAATGATAAAATTCAAAAGTAATCTCAGCCAAATCGGACCACTGTGCACTGGACCTGCGCACAGTGGTGCTCGCGCTCTTGTCCAGTTCGCACACTTAACATTAAGGGGGGCATTGCATATCTTATTTCCTCGGCTCTAATCCTCGATTCAGTTCCAATTCGTGGAGCTTGTGCTCACTTGCGCCTGATCCAAGGCCATTTGCTGTTGGTTCAACAACATTTGCgagggctgctgctgccgctgctcaggttgctgttgcagttgcagttgctgccgcggctgctgctgttgctgcaactgctgctgcaccgGAGGCTGCTGCATCGTCTGCAGCAGTAGCTCCCCCATCTTGGCCCTGAAGAAGACATTCTGGAAGGGCGTCATTTGCTTCATCAGCGGCAGAAAGCTGATCAGGTAGTTGTAGTCGGAGTCGCCCACATGGAGGACACTCTTGCACCTGGCCAGATCCTGGCTGGTGGACTGcatcagctgctgctcctcgcgTTCCAGACTCTCCAGGAAGTCGACCTGTTCGTCCACTCTCTTCGCGCAATGGCAACTGttggctgctgcggcggcaaTGGCACTTCCCTGACTCAAATTCGGACTCAACTGGGCGGCCGTGTGAGgcacctgctcctccgccgccgcacTGGCCAATGAGATGTTTTCGGAGAGCCTTCGCAACGCCTGGGGAGTGGACACGTTCTGGAATTCGCGCATCAGCGCATCGTTGTCCGCCTCCATTTCATCCGCAGCTGAGACTTCCTCGCTCTTAAAGGTCGACAACATGGGCATGGACTCGGCTTCAGTCTTCAGCGCGCTCTCCATCTCCTCCTCcccgttgttgctgttatcACGTTCCTCCCGCTGGCCGTCCAGGAAGCTCATGGCCTCCGCATATGACCACTGGTGACCCGGCGAAGGCGACTGCTGGTGCTTCAAGACGCCACTACGCCGGTTACTTCGGCGATAACTGCAACGCAGATTTTTCCACTTGGTTCGGCAAAGCTCAACTGAAATGTCAGAGAGGGGAACACGCGATTAAGAAAAGAGAACGTAAACAATGCACTCATTACACAGTACACCGAAAGAAAGTTTAATACTAAAGTAACAATTATATTGAAATGAtactttaaaataacaaatagcCATAAAATACTTGTCTACTTAAAATAATGCCAGAAACACTTAAAATAAtactaattttaattagtttaattggatttttgtgTTGATCCGAATATTGAATATTGGCTACGTGCTACATCCCGATTCCGCTCAGTGCACTCACCATCCATTCCGACGGCCTCCGCGACGGCGTTCCAGAGGCGCTGGGTCTCCGGGCGGTTGGCGTGGTCCGGGTGCCTCGCGTCCCAGAGAGCCCGGCGCTGCTCCACCTCGAAGATCAGCCTGTGCATGTCCATGTGGCAGCGTCTTTATTGGCGAACTGAGCAAAGTGCGGTTCTAAACTGCCTTGGCGCAGAGAGCAGAGAGCGCTTTCTCTCAAAATAGCACCGCAAGTTTTGGTTTCGCTCTCGACTGGAAGTCTCTCAGAGAACGCGGAGAAAGGTGCAGTGTGCTCAACGCCGATTATTGCCAAACGCTTTTGTTTGCTGCACGTGTTTTCCGTTCGGGATTGTAAAATTTCCACACAATGTCCAATATAGGTAAAAGTCGGGTTATAAAAATATGGTTTCTTATTAACCATTcaatatctatctatttttTATCACTTGATTGTAGGGAAGGGACTCGTAGCCCGACTCTCGCTATTTATAGAGCATTTGGAAAGTGCATACACCATCAATTATAAAATCTCTCTGGAACGCTTTTCACTCGCCTTTTGCACTGTACATATATTATTGGCGTTTTGTTCTCGCGGGTTGTTatggcttgttgttgctgctgctgctgtgccagACATTGAACTTGCTCGCACAGTGGGCCAAAATGCGTTGAAAATACGTGCGATATGGCGCACATGTGCTGGCCATGATGCTAGATAGGCCCGCCAAGTAGCTTCCTACCGGGGGAAGttccaaatattttcacaGACGGACTCTCGACGGTTGGACGgttgcaacatgttgccatcGCCGTAACCCAAAAAGGCAGCCGGCCAAAAGCCGAGAGCAACACATGTTGCTGCAGCAAAGTCGGCGACAACAAGTGGACGTGGAAAATATGCGACAGCAATTATCTCCGGCTATAtccatatagcatatatagcACATGTAGCAGCATATCCATATGCTGTCGCCGGGTCGGATTTGCGCACGACTTTCGCTTGCCATTCCaggccattgttgctgctgctgctgtgctgtgctgtttgtctcatgttgctgttgtcatcagttgcagctgctgtcAATCTGTTGGCCGCTCGCTTCCAAAAGGCAAAACATCGAAAATTTCCATGTgtcatttcaaaaatgcaaatatggACATGATCTGGTGCCCTGGCTCTCCTCCGATCCTGCACAGTCTTCCACATGTCCGGCTCGTCAGGCGATCAAGCCCCAACTGACAGCCAAGTGACGTCTAAATTTTGTTCAACGAAATGATTATAAAGGCATTTATGCATGCGTAGTCACCAGCCAGAATGGAGAATGGAAAACAATGATCGTAGCCTAGCCACTAAGGAATCTGAATACCAAAGGCACTCGCAGAAAGAATGGCTTCGAATGCTGCATGCACCACACAAAAGTCTGGAGTAAAGACAAATCAATCTAATTATGCTTAAGTAGTAATGAAGTGTCTTATCAGGGGTATCGAATATTCCAGATATTCTGCGAGAACCAAGAATTTTTCTAACTGTATCCTACCATAAGCACGagaatgttgctgctgctgcaattgatTTGTTGCTGCCCAATGTTGCGACGGACTGACTCTGTCAATTGTCAATGTTTGTATTCAAATTTGCAAACGTAGTTTCCAAGATTTTTATGGGCTGGCCAAAGGCGATTTATGAAGGCTTTGTTCGATTCCTAGGGGATCCCATCGCTGGGAGCGCCAAGTTAAGATGGCGCGGTTATGGGTATTAAAtataggcaaataaataaaaactatcaCAAGCGATTATGTACTAACTTAGATTCTAACGCCCCATAaatggcaattgcaattgctgttGACGGCGTTTAACGCTGCCCATAAAATGTGGCCGTCGTCTTGgaattgcagttgttgttgctgtggtgcCGCTGATTGTTAtaacaaatttgcataattatgccGCTTATCTCGGCCATATGTCTGGGTTCGGCTGGCTTGAAAACTGGTAGACTGGCAGACTGGCAGACTGCTGCTGGTTTCACGTCTGCAACACGCGCCGCAAatcgacagcagcaacatcgcaaaagcgactgcaactgcaactgcgactCCCACATGCAacatttgcttttggccattgttgcGGGAAATGCggcatgttgctgccgtgttaattgcaactgcaacaacataATAAATAACCAACTGCCAGAGAGCGGCAGAAAAACAGTTAGTTGACATTGACGCACTGCGAATCATAAAAACGGACAACAAATTGATTGCCAATCAACAACATGAACACGACAGCAGCACTGGCAACCTGCAACTCCGCAATTGCAGGTGTCAATGAATGTTGCAAATAAGGAAAAGCGCGACAAGCGTGGCGGAAaacggggaaaatggggaaaggAGAGCGAAAACGGGCAGAAAAAAGTTAATTGACCACTGCCAATTGCTGCTAATGTGGCCAGTTATTATGTCAAACGGTCAGCAGCTTCAGCTCTTGCATTTGGCCAGcggctttaattgaattcaataCCAACAACCGGACAATTGTCACGCAGTTGATGCTGCGCCAGCAAGACCcaagctgcaactgcaactgtgGCAGACCAACTGCTGCGATACAGTTCGCCAACTGGCCACTTGCAACTGGCAACCCACACGAATCCGCTATCCGCAGTCCGAAATCCGCAAGCGAATGAAAGATGTCCACGAGGCGCACATGGAAAAATTCCAatagcaattaaaaatatatttccaacGCAAATGCAGACAACGTACAGCTGTTGCAAATGCACTGCGCGAAATATTCGTAATATAATCATAGAGCAGAGAAATTACTTGAGTATTGAAGTCACCGAAAGTCCACGGATTCAGTAACTTTTATTGCATACTCTCAGAGCTATAACCCCTATAAATaaccatataaatatatattacccTATTTACTTCCCCGCCTAAATACCCAATCCATCACCCAGTTTTCCCGAGTGCACCTGGACACATTTCACCTTGCCCGGCCGCCGTCCCGATGACGTTGTCGTCTCGAATCGATCCAGTTCGCGTCCAGCGTCCAGAGGCTACTTACTCCTCCTGGCCTCGGTGGCCGGCAGCATCTGTTTGTTTGTGGAGTGGTGCGGAGTGGTGTGGCGTTCGTCTTTGCCAGCTGCGTTGGCCGTTAGAAATGCTAATGAAAGTCAGGCAGCAAGTCCGTCCATCGGCATTGGCAGCTGCTTGGCTGCAGTGGCTCATACTCAACTTCCCAGCTTCCCTACTTCCCACCAGCCGGCAGCCTCCCAACCTCACGAACTCGCCGCTTCCCTCGTTTGCGGTGCGTTTTGCGATTTGATTGCATGGGCATAGAAAGTTGCACGGCTACCGTTTTTGGTGGCCAGCCTGGAGCAGCTGCCTAGGGGATTTGCTCTGCCATTGGCAGTATATCGATAGCGCAGTCTGGGAATGCTCTGCATCCATCCAACATATGCGATACATTTCCACACACGTTTTCCTTGGCGattgctgtttgctgtttgctgctGGCCTCTTGCCGGCGAGCGCGCGGAAATTCTGCACACGTGTCGATCGTTCAAGTTTTTATGCGCAGCTTGCGCATATGTAGCTTCCTGCTGCGGGGCAAGGACGTTTCGGTTCGGCCTGCCTTTGTTTCTGCCTGCCTTTCACCCTCCCTGCCTCGCCGCCCAACCCCCTCGGCAAGGCCCTTCCATCGCAGCCACATCCTCCACCTCATCCTCCCAGCTGTCCACGTCACATGTGTGCGCTTTCCTCGCCCCGATGCCCTACTCCCGATCCGCGATCACACATGCAGCCGGCACTCTGGCATCAGAAATGCCAGCTTGGCTACTTCCACGGCACATATGCCGGATTCTGCCGGATTCTGAGGGTCGTGGAGCGGGAATACTGTACTCTAGCTAAAAAGGATGATCATTTCATCCTGGAAATTCTTTCATTTAACAATTGTGCTAATGATTTTTGATAACCAAATTCCGACCTATTTAGAGAGCTTCATTAGTTTTTTTATACAAAGTACTATTCATTTCGTGTCTCGTGTGATGTTtcataaatatgatttatttatttagcgaCTTATATCCCAACATTTGGCAACTATCAGCATCTTCTAGAGGGGAACCAACTTCAAACCAAGACCAATCTGCGACTTCCATCGACGGCTGGCAACCAGTTCGCCTcatcatttttatggcatgcagccgccgccgccgtcgaaAAACTGAAGAGCAGCACATGGCCACCGCCTTCTCCTCGATTTAACCCCAGAATCGGAGGAAATCTCATTCGGATCGTGGACATGTGCGTGGAATGCCCCGAGCAGCTGTGCGATATCTGCTCCTCACATTTTGGCATCGGAAACTGTGCAGCGGATAAAGGAGGAGAACCCCGAACCCGAACTGAAATTCAGAACTGAAATCTCAGAACTCGAACCCGCATAGATGGCCGAAAGATTTATGTGGGCATCTGAGATTTCCCCAGCTTTTGGCCGGACATGGTACTTTCATGGGAAATTTTTCAACTCAAACTACAAAGAAAACTATTTAGAATTTTCGTTTCTTGCAGCATCGCTGATAAATGCTGATAGAAAATGACACAAAAGTAACTCGAATAACATGAACTGTAACTCCTAGTTCTTCACttaaatattacatatttaaaaaaaaaaattaatattttctgtttcATCTCCCATAAAAATTTAAGCACATAGCAGAGCAAGGTTTCGATCCTCGGACCTCTGGGTTATGGGCCCAGCACGCTTCCACTGCGCCACTTTGCTTGCATGTGAAGTTGCGTCATGTTCGTCATGTTCGATGTGCAACAACTAAATCAAGGTTAATAGGGCATACCTTTGTTAcatcattattaaataatgcctCCTTATTACTTATATAACACCTTTGATTTGTTTGGTGTGCCACACTGAGTAACTCTGGAGCATCATTTAAATGTGCATCAGATTCATTTGGGTAAATGagttattcaatttaaagttacAAAATACTTTATCAGGGGACTGCGGGTAGCCAGTAGGGAGGACTCCCTTCGAGGAGTGATTACCTTCAGTTGAGACGTCAGCTTAGCCCCTTTTCGAGTGGGCTATCGGGAAGCAGTCATCGGGAGGAAGCCACTTTTGGGCTCTTTTGAGGACTTAAGCGGCTCAAGAAGCCATTTGCCACCGCACGACACCGGCTCTTCGCTCCCATCCATCATCGCAGATATGACAAGTGGCCGGCCAAGTGGGCAAGTGGCCTTCCTGGCCCGGCTCGATCATCTCTTAGCTTGAAAGTAAAAACAACGGCGGCAGGGGCTGTCGCTGCCTGGCGGAAAATGTAAGCAATTAGCAACTGGCGACAAATTGACGAGgccgaaacaaaaaccaaaaacacacacacgagaATCCGTGGGTTTTGACCACCTGCTGCGATTTGTGCGAAAAAAAGGACAAGCGGAGTGGGAAATGGTGTTGTGACCAGAAGAGCGGATTGTGGCCATAATATTTGTGCCAAgaggcggctgctgctgctgctgcacatcCGACTACCTGGTCGCAGTCCGTGTCCCAAATGAAGTTGCAGCAGCCAAATGTCTCACTTTTGGCAAGCCTCTAATGCCCGTGGCCATTACTGCCGTCTAGACGGATCCGAACTCGGGCACCTCTGTCGCCCGCCTAATGAGGATAACTCCACCCAGATAGGATCGGTTTTGCAAACGCAACTTGAGCACCTTGCGCAGCCATAAGTGGGTTTCAATTTTGCCGATAAATGTTTGCTCAAGATGGTAAGTAATTGGCATGTCTTCTGGATATATAATACCTTGCTATACCAGCCCAGAATAACAGCACATTCCTATTGTTATAATCATtacataatatattttattatagcTTAATAATTAGTAACCACTAACCCGCCTAATAACGAAACTAAGCACTTCCGAATCTGATCAACCTCTTACCAAACACATATTACTGGAAAGTGTGATCAATATTTAATGCCATATTTACTCGTAATTTCCCCTTACCTCAGCTGCTCGCAATTAACACGGGGAAAGTGAAAAAAGCCCGGTGTGTCGGAACGGTAAAATGCAGTTCAAACAAAGGCAGCCGTTGGGTTTTTGGTATAGGAGCGCAGTTATCCTGCAGATGCGATGCATTTGCTCAACTGCCCTCCAACTGCTGTTTTTCCAGTCAATTAGGGTAGCAAAAAATACAGCGCACATTTGCCTAACCATGTACggggatatatattttccgGATTCGAGGAAACGGAATATGTTGCAGCATATGTGACGGCGTGCGGCGCAGTTGCTGTTGTCCTGCCGGCCGAGGAGGGGCATTGTTAATCGTATCCTGCGTAATAGCATAATAATCCCTAATCGCATCTGATCAGTTCACCTGGTTGACACACTatccccctctctctctctcgctcgaTTCCCCGTCCCTGTCCCGCACACTATCGTAACGCCGGCTGCACGATTCCCATTCGCATTCCCACTTTGGCTTCCATCGATATGTCCTTTGTGCGCTTTTTGTCGCCGAGTGTCCTTTTTACCCTAACTACGGGGCTGGGGTTATTTTGACAGCAGTTCATTTGCCTTCTGCCGCCGTTTTCACTGCTGTTTCACTTTtggcaaaaacacacaaagaaatttatgaaattatacCCAATCCAAATTTACtaaattcaacaaaaacactTCTATTTAATATCAAACTTTTCAGCTCTAAAGAGTACAATactccatatacatatatatttatatatatatttataaattaggAATTTATTTCAGTGCAGCTACCCATTAGTTCGATTGGGGTTTGAGTTTGGGTTTAAGTTAATGTTTGGTTTTCGTCTTGAAGCCATgtttcagtttgttttctCCTTGAATTCAATGAATCGACTTCTATTTGGCTTCCACCGCTACTATTACTTAGCGCTCCgttaataaatagttttatgtatatttttttctgcttcaCTAGAATGCGCTTGACTTATAGTAATTGGTCCCATGATCTGCATACCCCTAACGCAAATCAATCGCACCAACCATGAGTCTGAAATCCAGCTGAGCTCGGCAGTTATACCCAtgcgtaaacaaaaaaaaaaagcatttctGTTTCAGTTCCCATTCCCACGCAATTGAGTTTATTGTTTCGCCCGGAGGAGAAAGGGAAAGGGGGCGACTGGAGCGAGTGAGTAAACAAAAGCTCAGCGATCATCGACGCCTCAATGGAACTTTTTCTGCTACGAAATTAGTATTCAGTTACCATACGGACAACAACAAGTTAAACAAACCTGAAAAAACCATGGACACAGGCCGGATGCGGCTAAAGCAAAAAAAGTCCAAGACAAGAAGCCTCGTCGACTGCAAGTGGGATCTCTGATCTTGGATCACCAATCGCCAATCATCATCACTGGCCATAtgcaaaatatgtttataaataaacgaCACTGAAAGAAGTGGATGTATTCCCAAGTTTCTGCTCAAGATTCAGTTTGAACCGAAATGGTCAAGTGGGGAACCTTAGCAGCACTTAGCACATGGAAACCACACGATACCATTATATTTCGCAATTGCCAAGGGAAGTGTGGAAATTTTTATCGGTGCAGCGAAACGAAATCGGTTCCGAATTCCAAGGCGAAGTCATTAATGGGATGTCACCGGAGAGTGACAGGGCAGAGCACCCCTTTAATGGCAACTAGATGTCCTCAGCCCAGCTGAGATTGGAATGGAATCAGTTCGGCTGGGACTGGGATTTCAATggggatcggatcggatgggaTCGCATTGGAGATTGGGGCTCGAGGAGCGGGACTGAGTGACGGGTATTGGATTTCAACATGCAATGCACGCGGCGCGGCATGCGGCTGCATATCTGCAACGCCATCTCTGGGATACGTCGGGATCCCCTTATCCCCTTATCCCCGATTTCCTATCccaatatattatatatatatgaacacaaaaaaagggaaaaacaacCAGTTGCTCCACCGCAAGTGCCCGCCCGCTGATTGACATGTGATCCTCATCTTCATCGCATCCTCCACAAGTTTCTATGGCTTGCAAATAGCGGCCCTCAAGCCTTCAGATTTAAATACACTTTGAATATTAAGTTAACACTCGTAGTATATATTGAATTAAGCCAATGATTTTCAGGAAGTGTTCAATAACATATGTACATCTCAGATATGGGTAGTATAACTAAAGACTCCTGCAATCCAACTACAATTTACCATCAGACGTAGGGTATTTAAATTGCGTATTTCCAGATTTTCTAGATTTTTTCCAGGTTTCTGCTGCTTTTAACCTGTTGTTGGTTCTTCGGCGGCGCTGCTCATTTGTCATTCAGGCGAAACACTCGCGAGTCGTAAAGTAAGCTCCGTTTCAGTTCCAGTCTCCTGAAATCTGGCGAAGAAGACGTGAAATCATCTCGAGACGTCGTTGCCGCAGCAGTCATAAAATTATGATCGGTATTTTTTAGCCTTCCGTTCCCCTGGGAAATTTGAACTGTGTCGCTGGTTTTTGCCAGCATTTTTTAGTTATTTCGAGTCTAGTTTTTCGACATGGAACATGGATTTCTGCTGTATTTCATGCAACACCTTGTTCCCCGATTTCCAGGAACATATGTATGATCTCGGGACATTCCTGAACTGCGTTTCCACGGAAACTTGCAAATAGACCGTAGTAATTAAAGGCACGAAAGCCGAAGAGCAACAAACACAAGCTTTTCGAGCCCAGTCATGTCTCCCATTCAGCCATAGCGAACCAATTCAAAGCCATTTCCAACGCAGACGATAACCAGAGAGACGTGTCGTTTTCCACAAACAACGACGCGCCCGCTcattttcaatgaaaattTCCACAATTTCCTCAATGGATCGTCGTGTACCCATCATGTGTGTGAAATACGATCGTGGATTTCTTGCCCCGAAACCCTGCAACTTCTTCGGTGCAGTGGAGTGGGAGGGAAGTCGAGGCGCCTCGAACTCTTATGAGTGTTCAAGATGTCGTGGACCCAAATTAAGATAAGATGCAGATAAGCCATGCATTTCGATTTAGCCGTTTGAAAACTCGTTAATAAGAATTTGGTCAATCCACTGATAACGACTAGTTTTCCATTGAACGGAGGCGCATAACGCTTATCTTTCTTAGGAATTAATATGACAGATTGAACGACTACCGTTTAATCGTTTGTGTTTATACgagaatttaataataatt
It contains:
- the LOC6736245 gene encoding RNA polymerase II degradation factor 1, producing the protein MDMHRLIFEVEQRRALWDARHPDHANRPETQRLWNAVAEAVGMDVELCRTKWKNLRCSYRRSNRRSGVLKHQQSPSPGHQWSYAEAMSFLDGQREERDNSNNGEEEMESALKTEAESMPMLSTFKSEEVSAADEMEADNDALMREFQNVSTPQALRRLSENISLASAAAEEQVPHTAAQLSPNLSQGSAIAAAAANSCHCAKRVDEQVDFLESLEREEQQLMQSTSQDLARCKSVLHVGDSDYNYLISFLPLMKQMTPFQNVFFRAKMGELLLQTMQQPPVQQQLQQQQQPRQQLQLQQQPEQRQQQPSQMLLNQQQMALDQAQVSTSSTNWN
- the LOC123327181 gene encoding uncharacterized protein LOC123327181, producing the protein MSNIATYIPTFGNYQHLLEGNQLQTKTNLRLPSTAGNQFASSFLWHAAAAAVEKLKSSTWPPPSPRFNPRIGGNLIRIVDMCVECPEQLCDICSSHFGIGNCAADKGGEPRTRTEIQN